TTGGTTCTGAACGATCCCTGATCATCCAGCACCTCGCCGTCCCGGTTCCCCAGGATGTTGGTGGAAAACCAGCCGGTCAGCCCCAGCATCTTGGCCTTCAGCCCTGGCGCGACCACGGTTTTCAGAAAGGTCTGGCCCGTCTTGAAGTCCTTCCCGGCGATCGGGACGTGCCTTTTGTGAGCGTACTCTACCAGCGCCGGGATATCCACAGCCAGGTTGGGTGAGCCATTCGCAAAGGGCACGCCAGCCGAGATAGCGGCATAGGTATAGATCATGCACGGGGAGATTTCCGGGGCGTTCGCCTTGAGGCCAGCTTCAAAGGCCTCGATCGTCTCGTGCACGGGGGACGGCTGCATGAAGACCTCTGTTGATCCACACCAGACCATCACGACACGCTGGACCCCCTCTCTCCGACGGAAGGCCTCGATATCTTCGATCAGCATATCCGCCAGGTGTTTCTTGGTCGGGCCGGCTTTAAGGTGCGGCCCCGACAACCTCCGCACATAGGCCTGCTCGAAGACCGCTGGCCACGGCCTGACGGATTCCAGTTGGTCTTTGACCTGGTCCAGCAACTCCCTGGACAGAACCCCGGCATGGCATGCGATCTGATAGGCGTTCTCAGGAAAGATGTCCCAGCCACCGAAGACCAGATCGTTAAGATTAGTGAGGGGGACCACCTCCTTGATCAGGGCAAACCGAGGGTTGGTCCGCTTGCCCAGGCGCATCCGCTGCATCTGCGTGAGGGAACCGTGCGGTTGGGCAAGACCTTTGTTGATCAGGTGGACCCCTGCGATAAGGGTAGTGGCCACCGCACCCAACCCCGGGAGCAGCACCCCAAGCGTACCTGTGGCCGGCTTGATCGCCCTGATCAGTTCCGGATAGAGAGAACTCTTTTCGCTCATGCCTTTACCCTTTCCCTGCGTGAGGTCCACAGCAATATGAAGAAAAAGAGCGGCGCACCGAAGGCGGCCAGAACCAAAA
This genomic window from Candidatus Methylomirabilis limnetica contains:
- a CDS encoding inositol-3-phosphate synthase translates to MSEKSSLYPELIRAIKPATGTLGVLLPGLGAVATTLIAGVHLINKGLAQPHGSLTQMQRMRLGKRTNPRFALIKEVVPLTNLNDLVFGGWDIFPENAYQIACHAGVLSRELLDQVKDQLESVRPWPAVFEQAYVRRLSGPHLKAGPTKKHLADMLIEDIEAFRRREGVQRVVMVWCGSTEVFMQPSPVHETIEAFEAGLKANAPEISPCMIYTYAAISAGVPFANGSPNLAVDIPALVEYAHKRHVPIAGKDFKTGQTFLKTVVAPGLKAKMLGLTGWFSTNILGNRDGEVLDDQGSFRTKEVSKSSVLGAILQPELYPDLYGKVFHKVRIEYYPPRGDAKEGWDNIDIFGWLGQPMQIKINFLCRDSILAAPVALDLALFLDLAQRAGLSGIQEWLSFYFKSPMARVDLQPEHDLFIQHLKLTNTLRILVGEEVLDHSGLDYYESGDAYRAGMGGA